A window of the uncultured Methanobrevibacter sp. genome harbors these coding sequences:
- a CDS encoding nicotinate phosphoribosyltransferase has product MIENNICLLTDSYKVTHHYFYPKGTEKIYSYLESRVGAEFNKTIFYGLQYIIKKYLEGSVVTQEKIDEADRLVSAHIGENIFNKEGWEYILDKHGGKLPIEIKAVAEGTPVDVNNVLMTVENTDKKSYWLPNYLESLLLQVWYPSTVATLSAEVRKLANFYLDVTGSVKDNLDFMLHDFGYRGATSTESSMLCGSAHLLSFSGTDTIPALTIPENYYNDSNLYGFSVQATEHSVMTSLGPEGEIDQILNVIENAKDGILSMVIDSYNYRNFLTEAGKSGSELNDAILNFLDGEANKIVFRPDSGEPVSTTIDCLNLLSDCFGSHLTDKGYKVFDLNIGLLWGDGLNYQKIRDILFAMKSNGWAAQNIIFGMGGGLHSSVTRDTQRNAFKCSAQLRDGQWHDIFKNPLDSSKKSKTGRFKLIKDGKSFKTVSIDNEHEDYLRTVFKDGKLIVDDLFGDIKSRALDYSNYR; this is encoded by the coding sequence ATGATTGAAAATAATATTTGTCTTTTAACAGACAGCTATAAGGTAACTCATCACTATTTTTACCCGAAGGGCACTGAAAAAATCTATTCATACCTTGAAAGTAGAGTTGGTGCTGAGTTCAACAAAACAATTTTTTACGGACTCCAGTATATTATTAAAAAATATCTTGAAGGAAGCGTAGTAACACAGGAAAAGATTGACGAAGCAGACAGGCTTGTCTCAGCCCATATTGGAGAAAACATTTTCAACAAAGAGGGATGGGAGTATATTCTGGATAAACATGGCGGAAAACTGCCTATTGAAATTAAGGCGGTGGCTGAAGGAACACCTGTTGATGTCAACAATGTTTTAATGACTGTTGAAAACACAGACAAGAAATCCTATTGGTTGCCTAATTACCTTGAATCATTGCTGTTGCAGGTTTGGTATCCTTCAACAGTAGCTACACTTTCTGCAGAAGTTAGAAAACTTGCAAACTTTTATTTAGATGTTACTGGTTCAGTTAAGGATAATCTAGATTTCATGTTGCATGATTTTGGATATCGTGGAGCAACTTCCACAGAATCATCAATGTTGTGCGGTTCAGCTCATCTGCTTAGCTTTTCAGGTACTGATACAATTCCTGCACTCACAATACCTGAAAATTATTACAATGATTCAAATTTATATGGTTTTTCAGTTCAAGCAACAGAACACAGTGTAATGACTTCACTTGGTCCTGAAGGTGAAATAGATCAAATTTTAAATGTCATTGAAAATGCGAAGGATGGGATATTATCAATGGTTATCGATTCATATAACTATAGAAACTTTTTAACAGAAGCAGGAAAATCTGGCAGTGAGTTAAATGATGCTATTTTAAACTTTTTAGATGGTGAAGCAAATAAAATAGTATTTAGACCTGACAGTGGAGAACCAGTATCCACAACAATCGATTGTTTAAATTTATTATCTGACTGTTTTGGAAGTCATTTGACTGATAAAGGATATAAGGTGTTTGATTTGAACATTGGTCTTTTATGGGGTGACGGTTTAAATTACCAAAAGATAAGAGACATATTATTTGCAATGAAATCCAATGGATGGGCTGCTCAAAACATTATCTTTGGTATGGGTGGAGGACTTCACTCATCAGTAACCCGTGACACCCAAAGAAATGCATTTAAATGTTCAGCGCAGCTAAGGGATGGTCAATGGCATGACATATTTAAAAATCCACTTGATTCAAGTAAAAAGTCAAAAACTGGAAGATTTAAATTGATTAAAGATGGTAAATCTTTCAAAACAGTTTCAATTGATAATGAACATGAAGATTATCTTCGTACTGTATTTAAGGATGGAAAACTAATCGTTGATGATCTATTTGGAGATATTAAATCAAGAGCATTAGATTATTCAAATTATAGGTGA
- the rbr gene encoding rubrerythrin, translating into MADLKGTKTEENLKAALAGESQARVKYEFYASQAKKDGYVEIKEIFQESSDNEKEHAKIWFKLLNGGKVPDTLTNLADAAAGEHEEWTEMYKEFAETAREEGFDDIANLFDAAGATEKAHEDRYNALTDKIKADKVFKKDEEIAWKCNNCGYIHYGKEAPEVCPLCDHPQAHFRKQDTSYI; encoded by the coding sequence ATGGCAGATTTAAAAGGAACTAAAACTGAAGAAAACTTAAAAGCAGCACTCGCTGGTGAATCCCAAGCACGTGTAAAATACGAATTTTACGCATCTCAGGCTAAAAAAGATGGTTATGTGGAAATTAAAGAAATCTTCCAAGAATCATCTGATAATGAAAAAGAACATGCTAAAATTTGGTTCAAATTATTAAACGGCGGTAAAGTGCCTGACACTTTAACCAATCTCGCAGATGCAGCAGCAGGCGAACACGAAGAATGGACTGAAATGTACAAAGAATTCGCTGAAACTGCACGTGAAGAAGGCTTTGATGACATTGCAAACTTATTCGATGCTGCAGGCGCTACTGAAAAAGCACACGAAGACAGATACAATGCTTTAACTGATAAAATCAAAGCAGACAAAGTATTTAAAAAAGATGAAGAAATTGCATGGAAATGTAATAACTGTGGATACATCCATTACGGTAAAGAAGCTCCTGAAGTTTGTCCGTTATGCGATCACCCACAGGCACACTTCAGAAAACAAGATACTAGTTACATCTAG
- a CDS encoding DUF4013 domain-containing protein — protein sequence MGLGDIISDSVQYPFSDIQKFLIVGVISLFSGLSSLFGNWGVDSFILITLAGIIGLIFTLMLSGYSISVTKYAINHSSQLPDLDFQNNLIDGIKALIISIVYFIIPIIITLIFAIITGAIGAGLNQLVAGLGVFAVIAVIVFIFFAIFEIVALARFADTGELGEALNIGEVIEDVKKIGIGKIILFAIVSVIIIIIASLIVSLLGIIPFIGILIAQLIIGAFITLFYSRAIGLLYAEA from the coding sequence ATGGGTTTAGGCGATATCATATCAGACTCAGTACAATATCCGTTTTCAGATATTCAAAAATTTTTAATCGTAGGCGTAATTTCATTGTTCTCCGGTTTATCCAGTCTTTTTGGAAATTGGGGTGTAGATAGTTTTATCTTAATTACATTGGCGGGCATTATCGGATTGATATTTACATTAATGCTTTCAGGATACAGCATTAGTGTAACCAAATATGCGATAAATCATTCAAGTCAACTTCCTGATCTGGATTTTCAAAATAATTTAATTGACGGTATTAAAGCTCTAATAATAAGTATTGTTTACTTTATAATTCCGATTATTATTACATTAATTTTTGCTATTATTACCGGAGCTATTGGTGCTGGATTAAATCAGCTGGTGGCTGGATTAGGCGTATTTGCAGTTATTGCTGTTATTGTCTTTATATTCTTTGCCATATTCGAAATTGTTGCTCTTGCTAGATTTGCAGACACTGGCGAACTCGGTGAAGCATTAAATATTGGTGAAGTAATTGAAGATGTTAAAAAAATAGGTATTGGTAAAATTATTCTATTCGCAATTGTTTCAGTAATAATTATAATTATTGCATCTTTAATTGTTTCATTATTAGGCATTATTCCATTTATCGGAATATTAATTGCACAATTGATTATAGGGGCATTTATAACACTTTTCTATAGTAGAGCTATTGGTTTATTGTATGCGGAAGCATAA
- the rbr gene encoding rubrerythrin: MADLKGTKTEANLQAAFAGESQAHTKYQYFAAKAKEEGYVQIHDIFMETSKNEREHAKIWFKLLHDEEIPDTVANLNAAADGENEEWTEMYKEFAETAKEEGFPMIAFLFEKVGAIEKEHEERYRTLLANVENDAVFNKEEDIEWKCENCGFVFSGPNAPEKCPVCGLPKAHFEERATNFK; encoded by the coding sequence ATGGCAGATTTAAAAGGTACAAAAACTGAAGCAAACTTACAAGCAGCTTTTGCTGGTGAGTCCCAGGCACATACTAAATACCAATACTTTGCTGCAAAAGCAAAAGAAGAAGGTTACGTTCAAATCCACGATATTTTCATGGAAACTTCCAAAAATGAAAGAGAACACGCTAAAATTTGGTTCAAACTTTTACACGATGAAGAAATCCCAGATACTGTAGCTAACCTCAATGCAGCAGCAGACGGTGAAAACGAAGAATGGACTGAAATGTACAAAGAGTTCGCAGAAACCGCTAAAGAAGAAGGTTTCCCAATGATTGCATTCTTATTTGAAAAAGTAGGAGCAATCGAAAAAGAACACGAAGAAAGATACAGAACTTTACTCGCAAATGTTGAAAACGATGCTGTATTCAACAAAGAAGAAGACATTGAATGGAAATGTGAAAACTGTGGATTTGTTTTCTCAGGACCTAACGCACCTGAAAAATGTCCTGTATGTGGACTTCCTAAAGCACATTTCGAAGAAAGAGCTACTAACTTTAAATAA
- the mch gene encoding methenyltetrahydromethanopterin cyclohydrolase: protein MVSVNVEAKKTVDVMIEKADELNIAVETLGNGATVIDCGVNVDGSFKAGELYTKVCLGGLADVGISIPGDLSEKFALPSVKIKTDSPSISTLGSQKAGWSVSVGDFFALGSGPARAIALKPAETYEEIGYEDKDADLAILTLEADVLPGDEVAQYIADECDVDVKNVYLLVAPTSSLVGSIQISGRVVENGTYKMLEAIKFDVTKVKHAAGIAPIAPVDPDGLKAMGKTNDAVLFGGRTYYYVESDENDDIADVAAKLPSSAADGYGKPFFDVFKEAEFDFYKIDKGMFAPAEVVINDLTTGKIYKEGFVNADLLKKSFGVDE from the coding sequence ATGGTAAGTGTAAACGTAGAAGCTAAAAAAACCGTAGATGTAATGATTGAAAAAGCAGATGAATTAAACATCGCTGTTGAAACTTTAGGCAATGGCGCTACTGTTATTGACTGTGGTGTAAATGTCGATGGAAGTTTTAAAGCAGGAGAACTTTATACTAAAGTTTGTCTTGGTGGACTTGCAGACGTTGGAATTTCAATTCCTGGAGATTTATCTGAAAAATTCGCACTTCCTTCAGTAAAAATTAAAACTGACTCACCTTCTATTTCAACCTTAGGTTCTCAAAAAGCAGGTTGGTCTGTATCTGTAGGAGATTTCTTTGCATTAGGTTCTGGTCCTGCTAGAGCTATTGCATTAAAACCAGCTGAAACCTATGAAGAAATTGGTTATGAAGACAAAGATGCTGATTTAGCAATCTTGACTTTAGAAGCTGATGTATTGCCTGGTGATGAAGTTGCACAATACATTGCAGATGAATGTGATGTTGATGTTAAAAATGTATACTTACTCGTAGCTCCTACATCATCCCTTGTTGGTTCCATCCAGATTTCCGGAAGAGTTGTTGAAAACGGAACCTACAAAATGCTGGAAGCTATCAAATTCGATGTAACTAAAGTAAAACATGCAGCAGGTATTGCACCGATCGCACCTGTTGACCCAGATGGACTTAAAGCAATGGGTAAAACCAACGATGCGGTTTTATTTGGTGGAAGAACTTACTACTATGTAGAATCTGATGAAAACGATGATATTGCAGATGTAGCAGCAAAATTACCATCTTCCGCTGCTGACGGATATGGTAAACCATTCTTTGACGTATTCAAAGAAGCTGAATTTGATTTCTACAAAATCGATAAAGGAATGTTTGCTCCTGCAGAAGTTGTCATCAATGACTTAACTACTGGTAAAATTTATAAAGAAGGATTCGTAAACGCTGATTTACTTAAAAAATCCTTTGGTGTAGATGAATAA
- the bsh gene encoding choloylglycine hydrolase: MCTASNYITDKHYFGRNFDYEISYNERVTITPRNYEFKFRKIDDIKTHFAIIGIAAGIDGYPLYYDACNEKGLAMAGLNFAGNAVYREYEEGMVNITPFEFIPYILGCADSVIEAKKLLAEINLVNINFAEELPLSPLHWMLSDSNGDAIVVEPMADGLRVFDNPVGVLTNNPPFDKQLFSLNNYRHLSNKNPENSFGGDINLDEYSRGMGAMGLPGDLSSSSRFAKVAFTRANSYSDADEASSVGQFFHILKSVEQQNGCTFINDPNLYEYTIYTSCYNTQDGILYYNTYMNSQISAVDLTKEDLDSCDLINYLLINEEQINFIN, translated from the coding sequence ATGTGTACAGCTAGTAATTACATAACAGACAAACATTATTTTGGCCGTAATTTTGACTACGAAATTTCATACAATGAAAGGGTTACAATCACTCCAAGAAATTATGAGTTTAAATTCAGAAAGATTGATGACATTAAAACACATTTTGCAATAATTGGAATTGCCGCTGGTATTGATGGATATCCATTATATTATGATGCATGCAATGAAAAAGGATTGGCAATGGCAGGTTTGAACTTTGCAGGAAATGCAGTCTATAGAGAATATGAAGAAGGCATGGTGAATATCACTCCTTTTGAATTTATCCCATATATACTTGGATGTGCTGATTCAGTAATTGAAGCTAAGAAATTGTTGGCTGAAATCAATTTGGTTAATATTAACTTTGCTGAAGAGCTTCCGTTGTCTCCTCTTCACTGGATGTTATCCGATAGTAATGGAGATGCAATAGTTGTTGAACCTATGGCCGATGGGCTTAGGGTATTTGATAATCCTGTTGGTGTTTTAACAAATAATCCTCCTTTTGATAAACAATTGTTTTCATTAAATAATTATAGGCATTTATCAAACAAGAATCCTGAAAACTCTTTTGGCGGAGATATAAATTTGGATGAATATTCAAGGGGTATGGGTGCAATGGGTCTTCCGGGTGATTTATCTTCATCTTCAAGATTTGCAAAAGTTGCATTTACTCGTGCAAATTCATATTCCGATGCCGATGAGGCAAGTAGTGTTGGACAATTTTTCCATATTTTGAAATCAGTTGAACAACAAAACGGGTGTACTTTCATTAATGATCCTAATTTATATGAATACACCATCTACACTTCATGCTATAATACTCAGGATGGAATCTTATATTATAATACATATATGAATTCTCAAATTTCAGCTGTTGATTTGACAAAAGAAGACTTGGATTCATGTGACTTGATAAATTATCTGTTAATTAATGAGGAACAAATTAATTTCATTAATTAA